In one Lolium rigidum isolate FL_2022 chromosome 3, APGP_CSIRO_Lrig_0.1, whole genome shotgun sequence genomic region, the following are encoded:
- the LOC124698452 gene encoding transmembrane emp24 domain-containing protein p24delta7-like, with protein sequence MATLVSRSLILLVVLLILSGALSAGALRFDLLSGHTKCISDDIKVGAMAVGKYHIVEPEGSSELPDSHRISLRVTSPYGSSLHYSENVQSGNFAFTSSEAGDYLACFWAPDHRPPTTIAFEFDWRSGVSAKDWSSVAKKGQVDIMELELKKLEDTIKSIHEEMFYLREREGEMQVLNGRTNTWMAWLSFLSLGICLSVAGLQLWHLKNFFERKKLL encoded by the exons ATGGCAACCCTCGTCTCCAGATCCCTAATCCtgctcgtcgtcctcctcatcctctccggcgCCCTCTCCGCCGGCGCCCTGCGGTTCGACCTCTTATCGGGCCATACCAAGTGCATCTCCGACGACATAAAGGTCGGCGCAATGGCCGTCGGCAAGTACCACATCGTGGAGCCCGAGGGATCCTCGGAGCTCCCGGACTCCCACCGCATATCGCTGCGGGTCACGTCCCCCTACGGCAGCAGCCTGCACTACTCGGAGAACGTGCAGTCGGGCAACTTCGCCTTCACGTCGTCGGAGGCCGGGGACTACCTCGCCTGCTTCTGGGCGCCCGACCACCGCCCGCCCACCACCATCGCGTTCGAGTTCGACTGGCGCAGCGGCGTCTCCGCCAAGGACTGGAGCAGCGTCGCCAAGAAGGGACAGGTCGAT ATAATGGAGCTTGAGCTCAAGAAACTGGAGGATACGATAAAATCTATCCATGAAGAAATGTTCTACCTTCGTGAAAG GGAGGGGGAGATGCAGGTACTGAACGGGAGAACCAACACATGGATGGCTTGGCTCAGTTTCCTCTCACTTGGTATCTGCTTATCCGTGGCAGGGTTGCAATTGTGGCATCTGAAGAACTTCTTTGAGAGAAAGAAGCTGCTATGA
- the LOC124702527 gene encoding cystathionine gamma-synthase 1, chloroplastic-like: MATVSFSSPPSFAGDNSGALTSATILRFPPNFVRQLSTKARRNCSNIGVAQIVAAAWSDRPALPSHCGGGSRARGVSSHAAAASAAASAAAAAEVGAIPNAKLAQPSALALAERALLGSDASLAVHAGERLGRRIATDAITTPVVNTSAYWFSSSQELIDFKEGRHASFEYGRYGNPTTEALEKKMSALEKAESTVFVASGMYASVAMLSTLVPAGGHIVTTTDLYRKTRIYMETELPKRGITMTVIRPADMDALQEALDNNNVSLFFTETPTNPFLRCIDIELVSKMCHSKGALLCIDSTFASPINQKALTLGADIVVHSATKYIAGHNDVIGGCISGRDELVSKVRIYHHVVGGVLNPNASYLILRGMKTLHLRVQCQNNTALRMAQFLEEHPKIARVYYPGLPSHPEHHIAKSQMTGFGGVVSFEVNGDFDSTRKFIDSVKIPYHAPSFGGCESIIDQPAIMSYWDSKEQRDIYGIKDNLIRFSVGVEDFEDLKNDIGQALDKI, translated from the exons ATGGCCACCGTCTCCTTCTCCTCCCCGCCCTCCTTCGCCGGCGACAACAGCGGCGCCCTCACCTCCGCCACCATCCTCCGTTTCCCGCCCAACTTCGTCCGCCAGCTCAGCACCAAGGCCCGCCGCAACTGCAGCAACATTGGCGTCGCGCAGATCGTCGCCGCCGCTTGGTCCGACCGCCCCGCCCTCCCCTCCCACTGCGGCGGCGGAAGCCGCGCCCGCGGCGTATCCTCCCACGccgcggccgcctccgccgccgcctccgccgcggcgGCTGCCGAGGTTGGCGCCATCCCCAACGCCAAGCTCGCGCAGCCGTCCGCCCTCGCATTGGCCGAGCGTGCCCTGCTCGGTTCAGATGCTAGCCTCGCCGTCCACGCAG GCGAGAGGCTCGGGAGAAGGATCGCGACAGACGCGATCACCACACCAGTAGTCAACACCTCCGCCTACTGGTTCAGTAGCTCCCAGGAGCTCATCGATTTCAAG GAGGGAAGGCACGCTAGCTTCGAGTACGGGAGGTATGGCAACCCGACCACCGAGGCTttggagaagaagatgag TGCACTGGAGAAGGCCGAGTCCACTGTATTTGTGGCCTCTGGGATGTATGCAAGTGTCGCTATGCTCAGCACACTTGTCCCTGCAGGTGGCCACATCGTCACCACCACTGATTTGTACCGCAAGACGAGAATTTACATGGAGACCGAGCTCCCCAAGAGGGGAATTACG ATGACTGTTATTAGACCTGCTGACATGGATGCTCTCCAAGAAGCACTTGATAACAATAAT GTATCTCTATTCTTCACTGAGACTCCGACTAATCCATTTCTCAGATGCATTGATATTGAGCTTGTCTCCAAGATGTGCCATAGCAAGGGTGCATTGCTTTGCATTGATAGCACCTTTGCCTCCCCCATCAATCAGAAGGCACTGACTTTAGGTGCTGACATAGTTGTTCATTCTGCAACGAAGTACATTGCTGGGCATAATGAT GTTATTGGAGGCTGCATCAGTGGCAGAGATGAGCTTGTTTCCAAGGTCCGCATTTATCACCATGTAGTTGGCGGTGTTCTAAATCCG AATGCTTCCTATCTGATCCTTCGGGGCATGAAAACACTGCACCTCCGTGTACAATGCCAGAATAATACTGCACTACGGATGGCCCAATTTTTAGAGGAACATCCTAAG ATTGCACGTGTATACTATCCTGGCTTGCCAAGTCACCCAGAACATCACATTGCCAAGAGTCAAATGACTGGCTTTGGTGGTGTTGTCAGTTTTGAG GTTAATGGAGATTTCGATTCTACTAGGAAATTCATTGATTCTGTCAAGATACCATACCACGCCCCTTCATTTGGGGGTTGTGAGAGCATAATTGATCAACCTGCCATCATGTCCTACTG GGATTCGAAGGAGCAGAGAGACATCTATGGGATCAAGGACAACCTGATCAGGTTCAGCGTCGGAGTGGAGGATTTTGAGGACCTGAAAAATGACATTGGTCAGGCCCTTGACAAGATCTAA